A section of the Papio anubis isolate 15944 chromosome 4, Panubis1.0, whole genome shotgun sequence genome encodes:
- the FGL2 gene encoding fibroleukin, with protein MKLANWYWLSSAVLATYSFLVVANNETEEIKDERAKDICPVRLESRGKCEEAGECPYQVSLPPLTIQLPKQFSRIEEVFKEVQNLKEIVNSLQKSCQDCKLQADDNRDPGRNGLLLPSTGAPGEVGDNRVRELESEVNKLSSELKNAKEEINVLHGRLEKLNLVNMNNIENYVDSKVANLTFVVNSLDGKCSKCPSQEQIQSRPVQHLIYKDCSDYYAIGKRSSETYRVTPDPKNRSFEVYCDMETMGGGWTVLQARLDGSTNFTRTWQDYKAGFGNLRREFWLGNDKIHLLTKSKEMILRIDLEDFNGVKLYALYDQFYVANEFLKYRLHVGNYNGTAGDALRFNKHYNHDLKFFTTPDKDNDRYPSGNCGLYYSSGWWFDACLSANLNGKYYHQKYRGVRNGIFWGTWPGVSEAHPGGYKSSFKEAKMMIRPKHFKP; from the exons ATGAAGCTGGCTAACTGGTACTGGCTGAGCTCAGCTGTTCTTGCCACTTACAGTTTTTTGGTTGTGGcaaacaatgaaacagaagaaattaaagatgaaagaGCAAAGGACATCTGCCCAGTGAGACTAGAAAGCAGAGGGAAATGCGAAGAGGCAGGGGAGTGCCCCTACCAGGTAAGCCTGCCCCCCTTGACTATTCAGCTCCCGAAGCAATTCAGCAGGATCGAGGAGGTGTTCAAAGAAGTTCAGAACCTCAAGGAAATCGTAAATAGTCTACAGAAATCTTGCCAAGACTGCAAGCTGCAGGCTGATGACAACAGAGACCCAGGCAGAAATGGACTGCTGTTACCCAGTACAGGAGCCCCGGGAGAGGTTGGTGATAACAGAGTTAGAGAATTAGAGAGTGAGGTTAACAAGCTGTCCTCTGAGCTAAAGAATGCCAAAGAGGAGATCAATGTACTTCATGGTCGCCTAGAGAAGCTGAATCTTGTAAATATGAACAACATAGAAAATTATGTTGACAGCAAAGTGGCAAATCTAACATTTGTTGTCAATAGTTTGGATGGCAAATGTTCAAAGTGTCCCAGCCAAGAACAAATACAGTCACGTCCAG ttCAACATCTAATATATAAAGATTGCTCTGACTACTATGCAATAGGCAAAAGAAGCAGTGAGACCTACAGAGTTACACCTGATCCCAAAAATCGTAGCTTTGAAGTTTACTGTGACATGGAGACCATGGGGGGAGGCTGGACAGTGCTGCAGGCACGTCTCGATGGGAGCACCAACTTCACCAGAACATGGCAAGACTACAAAGCAGGCTTTGGAAACCTCAGAAGGGAATTTTGGCTGGGGAACGATAAAATTCATCTTCTGACCAAGAGTAAGGAAATGATTCTGAGAATAGATCTTGAAGACTTTAATGGTGTCAAACTATATGCCTTGTATGATCAGTTTTACGTGGCCAATGAGTTTCTCAAATACCGTTTACACGTTGGAAACTATAATGGCACAGCTGGAGATGCGTTACGTTTCAACAAACATTACAACCATGATCTGAAGTTTTTCACCACCCCAGATAAAGACAATGATCGATATCCTTCTGGGAACTGTGGGCTGTACTACAGTTCAGGCTGGTGGTTTGATGCATGTCTTTCTGCAAACTTAAATGGCAAATATTATCACCAAAAATACAGAGGTGTCCGTAATGGGATTTTCTGGGGCACCTGGCCTGGTGTAAGTGAGGCACACCCTGGTGGCTACAAGTCCTCCTTCAAAGAGGCTAAGATGATGATCAGACCCAAGCACTTTAAGCCATAA